From the Papaver somniferum cultivar HN1 chromosome 2, ASM357369v1, whole genome shotgun sequence genome, the window AttttgtggaagatattcaccaaaacctttcctaagtctaTTGAGCAACTTTAAGTTCCTGGCTTTTTTCCTTTCGTTTGTCTTGTGCCCTTTCCTTTGTGTTGCTTGTCTCTCCTTTTAGATTGAAATGGTCGTGAATCATCACTACGCTTTGAGATCCTGTTGCACAATGGATAGAAAGCCCGCGATCATTTCTTTTGGATTCGAGAAAGAACACCTTAGCGTTGACCTTGATTTCTTATTCTCCCTCTCTGAATTCCCTTGGTGGgtttttttcttaatttgttaTATAACTGTCGTGTTTCCTTTCACTCCTCTTAGATTGAAATCGGTCGACATCCATTATAGCTTTGAGACCCTGTTTCATTATGGGTAGAAAGTGGTTGACTATTTCTTTTGAGTTTGAGTTCACTCTTAGAATGTTTTATCTTATACTTGAATCTGCATCTTGTTTTCTCTGCTTTATTATTTTCAATTTAACTTAAGATTGCATCCAACTGTATCGATCCTGAGGAGTTAATAGTAGATCTTAAAATAGGAAAAATCAAAAAATCGAAATCAAATTTTGGATCGATAAATCCTATTCTTAAGGGGTTTTTAGATGTGGTGGTCAATTAGGTAATTACTTCTTTTTGGGTTTCAGTTTCTGCTGTTTCTTGGGAGATCTTCGTTGATTTATAGTTTTAAAATTTGGTATTGTTCATTTTCTTCTCGTCTGTGTTCCTTCAATTTCTTCAGGAATTTTGATTCCGATTTTCGGTGGACCCGGTGTCTCGATTCGGGTTCTTAGGTGTGCTAGAATGTTAGTGTCCTAATGAAGTTACAAAGGAATGCTCATCAAGGTCGTTGGACCTTGTTTTAAAATCAATTGTTAAAAATGATTTCAAAATGTTAAGTTAAAAAGGAAACTTCAAACCAAGGTCGTTGGACCTTGTTTTAAAACCAATTTGTTAAAATGATCTCAAAATgttaatttaaaaagaaaaaattcaaatcaagaTTGGTGGGTCTTGTATATCTATTCGTTAAAATGGTGTGAAAATGTTTAAGttatcaaaatgaaaaaaaaaaaaaaagaaaaaaaaaaaaaaaaaaagcaaggtCGCTGGTTGTTTTAATGCAACTGTATGGTGGTGTTTTAATCTTGTCGAGTTTAATATGGTTTTTATCAAACACATTTCTTTAAAAAGTGAGGGCTTTGTTTTGAAAGTTGAAACCTCGTGTCCTTTGTTGTATTCTTAGTGTTAGGACCACCAATCTGCTGTAATCTCTTGCGTCCGTTCGATTTGTTCCTGGTCAATGAGTGTCTTGACCAAACTCTATTTTGTCcgtttttcttgtattttttcgCTGAGTCCCTTTAATAAGGGCCTGATTTAATAAGGGTCTGATTTCGCCAAACTTCTAATTTGTAGACCTAAATCCCAATTATGGAAAACATGTCTTACCCGTTCCTCCttaagaatttgaagaaaatttaaagtGGGTTATCTCAATCTGGTCTTCCTTGACCCACTTTTGAAGACCGGTTGTGTTTCCTCTTCCTCTAACTCTCTTGATCGATATGCTATCTACTGCTTCTCCAACTGAAAATAAATCAAAGGAATCCAGGTAAACGAAATTCTGAAATCTCCCAAATTCTTTCCTTGTTTCTCTGATTGCAAATCGCAATCTTTATCAGAACTAAAATTTTAGTGATTTATTCTTATAAACACATGAACTTTATATTTCCTGCAcattaacaaactgccacacttgcaaatcccgattcaagaaactgccaccgtttttttcagagtttatttaatgccacaaccgttagcacTAACGCCTTGGACCCACATGATTGGTCAAATTTTTTTGACTTTGTCCAGATTACTTACACGTGTCTTATGTGGACGGCTCAAGATGTCGTGCACGAGATTATTACACGTAGCACAGGCTAAATGACTACTTTATCCTTCGTGGGATTGAAAACAGTTTGTAACTTTGTatcgtttcatttttcttctagggtttgctctTTCTCTCTGTCCGCTCAGTTCTCtagtggaagaaattagggtttgggtcagttttcagcgggattttgcttaggtttagtgGCTGAGTAAAGGGTTTTAGTAAAGATCGAGATTCAGAAAAAGAAGGGGAAGGACAAGCAGCAGATATGGTATGATTGCAAATCCTAATTTCGTTTTTCTGAGTTGAATTAGGGGGTTTCTCTTAGGGTTGgggagctgaagatgaagaagaataacgGGAAGAACAAGCAGCAGATATGGTacgatttcaaaccctaatttcgtgtgtttgatgaattttattttaggagttttctgtgtgaagtgtggaatttttaaaaccctaatttcgtgtgtttgatgaattttattttaggggttttctgtgtgaagtgtggaatttgatgaattttattttgtttgttcatttACAGTGATCATACATATTATCCATATAGAGATATCAGTGTGTTTGTTGTGAATAGTAAACTTAATTTGCTATTCCCTCACATGGATAGAGATAGAATTGACCTTAAGGAATTTGAGCAGATGTTGCGTGTTAAGTTGCAtcttgatgaaacagaaattccaaATTTATATTGGACCATAGACCCATGTCTGCCTGAGTATTTGGTTACAAATGAAGACTTGTTTAAGTTTTGGGAGCATGCTGTACCTGATGATAAAGGCTTCGTATGTTTACAAATGAGTGTAATTAATTCAGAATTTAGGAATGATAATGACTTCATTAAGACTGCAATGGAACAACCAGTAGTAACAATTGATGAGACTCCTAAGAAGgcacctaagaggattgctaagaAGCCAGTTTCTGGGGTAGTTTGTTGTCTaaatttgctgctgctgctgctcttgctaCTACTACTGCAACTGTCACTACCTGGAGAGTTTATAACCTTTTGGCTCATTTTTATGTGTTGTACTTCTGAAGAAATTGACTAATGAAGAGTTTGGGATCTTCATTAGTATATATAGAGCTTCAAGATGATGAATAAGACCGTTATAAATCCAGGTAAAATATGGATCGTCGATTTTTTCTCTTAGATTGATCCCACGTGTATTCCGACCGTTAGCAAATCTTGCACGTTTTTCTCACGTGCACCGAGTCGCTAGTTAACTCACTACTCTATAGCCAGTTAACTCAATCCCAGTGAATTGATTAACTCAATCCTTGTTAACTGATTCAGGGGATTCTATGTAATTTTGTACGGATTATTTAATGCCACGTATGCACTAACAGAGACTAACAGCCGTTAACCGTTACCTCAAAAAAACGGGATGAAAAAAGTCAAGagtatggcatttaataaactctgaaaaaaatggtggcattttcagaaactgcatattagaaatgtggcactttattaaaatcccctatGTATTTTTGTCTGCTTTTTCTGGCCATAAAAATCTTAGCATGGAACACACAAGGGTGTGGGCATAAAAAAACACAACAACATTTACATTCTCTGCTAAATTTGAAAAAACCAGACATTTCGGTTTTATCAGAAACCAAGTCTCAAAGGAGCTTGATGAAAAAAATCCTGAACTATTTCCCAAACACCCATATTGTAGACCCAGATGGAATAGATGGTGGTCTAGCAATTGCTTGGGTGGATGGTTTTCATTT encodes:
- the LOC113352125 gene encoding uncharacterized protein LOC113352125 produces the protein MKKNNGKNKQQICDHTYYPYRDISVFVVNSKLNLLFPHMDRDRIDLKEFEQMLRVKLHLDETEIPNLYWTIDPCLPEYLVTNEDLFKFWEHAVPDDKGFVCLQMSVINSEFRNDNDFIKTAMEQPVVTIDETPKKAPKRIAKKPVSGKLTNEEFGIFISIYRASR